From a region of the Corallococcus coralloides DSM 2259 genome:
- a CDS encoding DUF6066 family protein — protein sequence MNRILAAAFALLVPTLALADVDSRFAKLRDESEPLGGLGAFLEKYVGECDGALVDPQCKQQAEAFRKKYTGKRLYMIVTEDDAGMLSPGDFNPGTNEYTINITPFFSGGKYGLCHGAPKKTDAQGNPVMNYLTVSGTAPDMWNGGTFNRMFMARGVRAQVVFTPQSVWSLPKKGGGKNYGVNARIEAVLVTEGRTGNQLGLWLNGKDAGAK from the coding sequence GTGAATCGCATCCTGGCCGCCGCCTTCGCCCTCCTTGTGCCCACGCTCGCCCTGGCCGACGTCGACTCACGCTTCGCGAAGCTGCGTGACGAGTCCGAGCCCCTGGGCGGGCTGGGGGCCTTCCTGGAGAAGTACGTGGGCGAGTGTGACGGGGCGCTCGTGGATCCGCAGTGCAAGCAGCAGGCGGAGGCCTTCCGCAAGAAGTACACGGGCAAGCGCCTGTACATGATCGTCACCGAGGACGACGCGGGCATGCTGTCCCCGGGCGACTTCAACCCCGGCACCAACGAGTACACCATCAACATCACGCCCTTCTTCTCGGGCGGGAAGTACGGCCTCTGCCACGGCGCGCCGAAGAAGACGGACGCGCAGGGCAACCCGGTGATGAACTACCTCACGGTGAGCGGCACGGCGCCGGACATGTGGAACGGCGGCACGTTCAACCGCATGTTCATGGCGCGGGGCGTGCGCGCGCAGGTCGTCTTCACCCCACAGTCGGTGTGGTCGCTGCCCAAGAAGGGCGGCGGGAAGAACTACGGCGTCAACGCGCGCATCGAGGCCGTCCTCGTCACCGAGGGCCGCACCGGCAACCAGCTGGGGCTGTGGCTCAACGGCAAGGACGCGGGCGCGAAGTAA
- a CDS encoding PilZ domain-containing protein, producing MNTQPQERRSHLRFDKIFTVYLSTQDGMMRGIGRNISARGMFIEVRDSLGLGEKLKVTFAGEDGTEMTCLCEVRYQVALAFGRKDGRPGNSRGVGLRIVAYETMDDAPLLLVDRERVMH from the coding sequence ATGAACACGCAGCCCCAGGAACGCCGCTCCCACCTGCGCTTCGACAAGATCTTCACCGTGTACCTGTCCACCCAGGACGGGATGATGCGGGGCATCGGCCGCAACATCAGCGCGCGGGGCATGTTCATCGAGGTGCGCGACTCGCTGGGGCTGGGCGAGAAGCTGAAGGTGACGTTCGCGGGCGAGGACGGCACGGAGATGACGTGCCTGTGCGAGGTCCGCTACCAGGTGGCGCTGGCCTTCGGCCGCAAGGACGGGCGTCCCGGCAACAGCCGCGGCGTGGGCCTGCGCATCGTGGCCTACGAGACCATGGACGACGCGCCGCTGCTCCTGGTGGACCGCGAGCGGGTGATGCACTGA